One part of the Phoenix dactylifera cultivar Barhee BC4 chromosome 4, palm_55x_up_171113_PBpolish2nd_filt_p, whole genome shotgun sequence genome encodes these proteins:
- the LOC103714186 gene encoding YTH domain-containing protein ECT4-like isoform X3, with protein sequence MDAAAKPEKAIEDAMKNLKIDLPPKASNVKMCGLKDASPSDSTSCISSEDATSSIKESEVDQKALVGDQCMYYYGYYYPGTGFNGSFGEWDDQSYLLGSDGLEMQPPAVQADNGSFVYYMPGIQPGYTSYSTFLPGAMVGVDGQYLSQQPYYPTPIIPQPLASPGPVPQPVSYGPELVPAYPWDPSLLFPGALQGKTINGNPSNPCSKPNFSSQSHTLAHSKASPTTTSTSETKGSSPALDVSLTPAVRGQPLKQANKVAAAVLSKGYLPINKFASYTNQGKGGLLYPSSSINLKEDGRSLVGSEKLKARNKLHGLGDFDLLNEQNRGPRTNSSKSSWNSEVAPVGSLTAEKNQNSSISISAIVNKDDFNHPDFPTKYDHALFYVIKSYSEDDIHKSIKYNVWASTSNGNQRLDNAFQVAQEKMAGNGSKCPVFLFFSVNASGQFCGVAEMIGRVDFGKNMDFWQQDKWNGFFPVKWHIIKDVPNRQFRHIILENNDNKPVTNSRDAQEVKFPQGTEMLNIFKSYSSKASILDDFGFYENRQKGMQEKRSKQPTPNLVLSMPKADELAQFAKQGDPKFEVSSPQLTEMAAGKTKEDQTMVVAAK encoded by the exons ATGGACGCGGCAGCCAAACCAGAGAAGG CTATTGAAGATGCTATGAAAAATCTGAAGATAGACCTACCACCAAAAGCCAGCAATGTCAAGATG TGTGGCCTTAAAGATGCAAGCCCCTCTGATTCAACATCTTGCATCTCCTCGGAGGATGCAACGAGCAGTATCAAAGAAAGTGAGGTGGACCAGAAAGCTCTGGTGGGCGATCAGTGCATGTATTACTATGGATACTACTATCCAG GCACAGGGTTTAATGGGTCGTTTGGAGAATGGGATGACCAAAGTTACCTTTTGGGATCTGATGGCTTAGAAATGCAGCCTCCT GCCGTTCAAGCAGATAATGGATCCTTTGTATACTATATGCCAGGCATTCAACCTGGATATACTTCTTACAGCACATTCTTACCTGGAGCTATGGTCGGTGTTGATGGACAGTACTTGAGTCAACAGCCATATTACCCAACTCCTATAATCCCTCAACCACTTGCATCTCCAGGGCCTGTCCCTCAACCAGTTTCTTATGGACCTGAGCTGGTTCCTGCATATCCATGGGATCCATCTCTTCTTTTTCCAGGTGCACTCCAAGGAAAAACAATTAACGGGAATCCATCAAATCCATGTAGCAAGCCTAATTTCTCTTCCCAGAGCCACACACTTGCCCATTCAAAAGCTTCACCAACCACAACATCTACCTCAGAAACAAAAGGATCCTCACCAGCATTAGATGTGTCACTGACTCCTGCAGTACGGGGTCAACCTTTGAAGCAGGCGAATAAG GTTGCTGCTGCTGTTCTATCCAAAGGTTATCTTCCCATAAACAAGTTTGCTTCGTACACTAACCAAGGGAAAGGAGGCCTGCTGTATCCAAGCAGCTCCATTAATTTGAAAGAAGATGGAAGAAGTTTGGTTGGCAGCGAGAAGCTGAAAGCAAGAAACAAGCTACATGGCCTTGGCGATTTTGATTTGCTAAATGAACAGAACCGTGGTCCAAGAACAAATAGCTCCAAAAGTTCTTGGAACTCTGAGGTTGCACCAGTTGGATCTCTCACTGCTGAGAAGAATCAGAACAGTAGCATCTCAATTTCTGCTATTGTAAATAAAGATGACTTTAACCATCCTGATTTTCCTACAAAGTATGATCATGCTttgttttatgtgataaaatcatACAGTGAAGATGACATTCACAAGAGTATTAAGTATAATGTATGGGCAAGCACTTCAAATGGAAATCAAAGGCTTGACAATGCTTTTCAAGTTGCACAGGAGAAGATGGCAGGAAATGGTAGCAAGTGTCctgtgtttcttttcttttct GTTAACGCAAGTGGTCAGTTTTGTGGTGTAGCTGAAATGATTGGTCGAGTAGATTTTGGCAAGAACATGGATTTTTGGCAACAAGACAAGTGGAACGGGTTTTTCCCAGTAAAGTGGCACATAATAAAGGATGTTCCGAATCGACAGTTTCGTCATATAATATTGGAGAACAATGACAACAAGCCTGTTACAAATAGCAGAGATGCACAAGAG GTGAAATTTCCCCAAGGTACTGAGATGTTGAACATTTTTAAGAGCTATTCCTCAAAGGCTTCCATACTGGATGACTTTGGCTTTTATGAGAATCGGCAGAAAGGCATGCAGGAGAAAAGGAGCAAGCAACCTACTCCAAATTTGGTTCTTTCAATG CCAAAAGCTGATGAATTGGCCCAATTTGCAAAGCAAGGTGATCCAAAGTTTGAAGTTTCGAGTCCCCAGTTGACAGAGATGGCTGCCGGAAAGACCAAGGAAGATCAAACAATGGTGGTTGCAGCGAAGTAA